One Paenibacillus sp. FSL H7-0737 DNA segment encodes these proteins:
- the map gene encoding type I methionyl aminopeptidase — protein MTSDTIQDLEGLKAIGRVVGHTIAEMKKKVTPGMTTAELDKIGAEILAEFGASSAPMITYNFPGSTCISVNEEVAHGIPGPRVINAGDLINIDVSAELNGYYGDAGVSFQLPPYNDDILRLCQSAEETMMSVINHLRAGMKVNEIGRMMELEARKRGYRVVRNLCSHGIGKSLHEKPFEILPFYNPRVTTVLKEGQVITVEPFLSTGADYVEQQSDGWTLSVVDNGRVAQFEHTIIVTKGEPIILTKP, from the coding sequence ATGACGAGTGATACCATACAAGATTTAGAAGGGCTAAAAGCCATAGGGAGAGTAGTAGGACATACCATCGCCGAGATGAAAAAGAAAGTAACTCCAGGTATGACAACAGCGGAGCTTGATAAGATTGGAGCTGAAATTCTAGCGGAATTCGGAGCATCTTCAGCCCCAATGATAACGTATAATTTTCCAGGCAGCACCTGCATCAGTGTGAATGAAGAGGTTGCTCATGGGATTCCTGGTCCTAGAGTGATTAATGCGGGTGATTTGATCAATATTGATGTATCTGCTGAACTGAATGGTTATTATGGGGACGCCGGAGTTTCGTTTCAACTACCACCTTATAATGATGACATTCTTCGACTATGCCAGAGTGCAGAGGAAACTATGATGAGCGTGATCAATCATCTGAGAGCAGGGATGAAGGTCAATGAGATTGGCAGAATGATGGAACTCGAAGCTCGGAAACGCGGCTATAGAGTGGTACGTAATCTGTGCAGCCACGGGATTGGCAAATCACTCCATGAGAAGCCTTTTGAAATCTTACCTTTCTACAATCCAAGAGTGACTACAGTGTTAAAAGAGGGACAGGTGATTACGGTTGAACCCTTCCTTTCTACTGGAGCAGATTACGTGGAGCAGCAGTCGGATGGATGGACACTGAGTGTCGTAGACAATGGCCGGGTAGCACAGTTTGAACATACGATTATTGTGACTAAAGGTGAGCCTATTATCCTAACCAAGCCATAA
- a CDS encoding DJ-1/PfpI family protein — protein sequence MKIAFILFDGITFLDFAGFYDVIYRLGQFEIGKNLSWDICAASEEVTDELGFTVKAGKVLPELSEYDMVFVPGGMGTRKLRYDEGFVSWIAGAHNVPYKVSVCTGSLLLGAAGLLGGKKATTHPSAYELLKPYCVEVVESRIVHDGNVITGGGVSTSIDLGLYLITHLAGEAAMNSVKKQIDYPYEMQGIVQI from the coding sequence TTGAAAATCGCCTTTATACTTTTTGACGGGATTACGTTCTTAGATTTTGCGGGGTTCTATGATGTTATTTATCGATTGGGGCAATTTGAAATCGGCAAAAATTTGTCTTGGGATATATGTGCAGCGTCGGAGGAAGTGACGGATGAGTTAGGTTTCACAGTTAAAGCTGGAAAAGTGCTGCCAGAGCTTTCGGAGTATGACATGGTATTTGTACCTGGAGGGATGGGGACACGGAAACTTCGTTATGATGAAGGTTTTGTCTCGTGGATTGCTGGTGCTCACAATGTTCCTTATAAGGTATCTGTCTGCACAGGCTCACTGCTGCTTGGGGCTGCGGGGCTGCTAGGAGGGAAGAAAGCTACTACCCATCCATCTGCCTATGAATTACTAAAACCTTACTGTGTAGAAGTTGTGGAGAGCCGTATCGTGCATGATGGTAATGTGATTACAGGTGGTGGAGTTTCCACTTCTATTGATCTGGGGTTATATCTGATTACACACTTGGCTGGAGAAGCAGCAATGAATTCGGTGAAAAAGCAGATTGATTATCCATACGAGATGCAGGGGATTGTTCAAATCTAA
- a CDS encoding MFS transporter yields the protein MKLSKEEKSWILYDCGNSAYSMAVTTALLPIVFGMFSNVNNSMDLGYFNSIASILVAILSPILGTMADYKDKKKRFFIFFSLIGVIATASLAFVAPASGQWQLLIVFYILSVIGFAGANIFYDSFLVDVTTDERMDKVSSKGFAFGYIASVIPFGISLLLILFMGMDKSIGYQIGFIITALWWGLLTMPMIKDVQQRYYIEPEPKPVINSFKRLGDTFKNVRQHKVVFVFLIAYFLYIDGVDTIIKMVVPYATSVLGADAFDTFTLLGILLVIQIIAFPCAILYGNLAKKYSARTMIIVGIFTYIISCIAAYFITSVWHIFILGALIGSAQGGIQALSRSYYAKIIPKEKSNEFFGFYNIFGKFAAIVGPAVMSLTTTLTGNAKFSILAIIPLFIIGFFVFITLPKEKLEQDEPKGLIL from the coding sequence ATGAAATTAAGTAAAGAGGAAAAATCATGGATTTTATATGACTGTGGAAATTCGGCGTATTCGATGGCGGTTACAACGGCTTTACTGCCTATTGTATTTGGGATGTTTTCGAATGTTAACAACAGCATGGATTTGGGGTATTTTAATTCCATAGCGAGTATTCTGGTGGCCATCCTTAGCCCGATTTTAGGGACGATGGCAGATTATAAGGATAAGAAAAAACGCTTCTTCATATTTTTCTCATTGATCGGCGTGATAGCTACTGCTTCGCTGGCTTTCGTTGCACCTGCGAGTGGGCAGTGGCAGTTATTGATTGTATTTTATATTTTGTCAGTCATAGGATTTGCCGGGGCCAATATTTTTTATGATTCTTTTCTGGTGGATGTAACCACGGATGAAAGGATGGATAAGGTATCCTCAAAAGGGTTTGCTTTTGGATATATCGCCAGCGTTATTCCATTCGGTATCAGCCTACTGCTGATTCTGTTTATGGGGATGGATAAATCAATCGGCTATCAGATTGGATTTATAATCACTGCCCTTTGGTGGGGACTGCTGACCATGCCTATGATCAAGGATGTGCAGCAAAGATATTACATAGAACCTGAACCCAAACCGGTCATTAATAGCTTTAAAAGACTGGGAGACACGTTTAAAAATGTCAGACAGCATAAAGTAGTATTTGTATTCTTGATCGCCTACTTTCTCTATATTGATGGGGTAGATACGATTATTAAAATGGTAGTGCCATATGCCACATCGGTACTGGGTGCGGATGCTTTTGATACCTTTACTTTACTGGGGATCTTATTAGTTATCCAGATCATCGCATTTCCGTGTGCTATCCTGTACGGTAATCTTGCCAAAAAATACTCAGCTAGAACAATGATCATCGTGGGGATTTTTACATATATCATTTCTTGTATCGCGGCTTACTTTATTACTTCAGTGTGGCATATATTTATTCTGGGAGCGCTAATTGGATCTGCCCAGGGAGGGATTCAAGCGCTTAGCAGATCTTATTATGCGAAGATTATTCCTAAGGAAAAATCCAATGAATTCTTTGGCTTTTACAATATCTTTGGCAAGTTTGCGGCGATTGTGGGTCCTGCTGTAATGTCATTAACAACTACCCTAACAGGCAACGCTAAATTTAGTATTTTAGCGATTATCCCACTATTTATTATTGGATTCTTCGTATTTATAACTTTACCAAAAGAGAAGCTTGAACAAGATGAACCGAAGGGACTTATCCTATGA
- a CDS encoding alkaline phosphatase family protein — MKSSEEQTAMAKHLIVISYDAFSEDQWEMASRLPNLSKLIKNGAHSNQLKSVYPTLTYVVHTTIATGVYPDKHGIHHNNPFQSFVKEKEQSWFWFRNAIKVPTIYDAAREHNMSTAGILWPVSGKSSIQYNIPEIRAINNENQALKVLKSGSPLYCIEMELKYGRLRKGIEQPYLDDFTTKCAMETIKRKKPNLLMMHLIDLDDAKHVYGTDSDEVKRVITRMDKRLGDVMQAVDEAGIKDDTVFLVLGDHGQFNVRYKVHLNNLLQEKGLIYEENGEMKWRAYFQCGGGSAYLHIKEGDEEAEQLALAVIQEYMDDDASGIEEIYTREQLNQLHVGPSTKYMLEARRGYCFDESMDEPTIVDLDKQGIKYATHGYSPDKEDYRCNLVISGNKVKSDFPIGDLKMVDIAPTMAKILGIDFNPCDGRPLDEIFLV, encoded by the coding sequence ATGAAGTCAAGCGAAGAACAAACGGCAATGGCCAAACATCTGATTGTCATCTCTTACGATGCCTTTTCAGAAGACCAATGGGAAATGGCCAGCCGTCTTCCAAACCTATCGAAATTGATTAAGAACGGAGCGCATAGTAATCAATTAAAAAGTGTATATCCCACGCTCACTTATGTGGTACACACTACGATAGCAACCGGTGTATATCCAGATAAGCATGGTATCCACCATAACAATCCATTTCAGTCGTTTGTGAAGGAAAAGGAGCAAAGCTGGTTCTGGTTCAGAAATGCGATAAAGGTGCCCACGATTTATGATGCTGCGCGCGAGCATAACATGAGTACCGCAGGAATCCTCTGGCCGGTATCAGGGAAATCCTCAATCCAATATAATATCCCTGAAATCAGAGCCATCAACAACGAAAATCAGGCACTGAAGGTGTTAAAAAGCGGGAGCCCGTTATATTGCATTGAAATGGAGCTGAAATATGGACGGCTTCGAAAAGGAATTGAACAGCCTTATCTGGATGACTTCACGACAAAGTGTGCGATGGAAACGATTAAGCGTAAAAAGCCTAATCTTCTTATGATGCATTTGATTGATCTGGATGACGCCAAGCATGTCTACGGTACTGACAGCGATGAAGTGAAGCGGGTAATCACACGTATGGATAAGCGATTAGGTGATGTTATGCAAGCAGTGGATGAAGCCGGGATAAAGGATGACACGGTTTTTTTAGTTTTGGGTGACCATGGCCAGTTCAATGTTCGGTATAAAGTGCATTTGAACAACCTTTTGCAGGAAAAAGGGTTGATCTATGAAGAGAACGGCGAAATGAAGTGGAGAGCTTACTTTCAGTGTGGGGGCGGATCCGCTTATCTGCATATTAAAGAAGGTGATGAAGAAGCTGAACAATTAGCGTTAGCTGTTATTCAGGAATATATGGATGATGACGCTTCAGGTATAGAGGAAATATATACTAGAGAGCAGCTGAATCAACTTCATGTGGGCCCATCTACTAAATATATGCTTGAAGCTAGGAGAGGCTATTGTTTTGATGAGAGCATGGATGAACCTACGATTGTTGATTTGGACAAACAAGGGATTAAATATGCTACGCATGGCTACTCTCCCGATAAAGAGGATTATAGATGCAACTTGGTGATCTCAGGGAATAAGGTGAAAAGTGATTTTCCTATAGGGGATCTCAAAATGGTAGATATAGCTCCTACGATGGCAAAGATTTTAGGGATTGATTTTAATCCTTGTGACGGAAGACCTTTAGATGAAATTTTCTTGGTATAG
- a CDS encoding nucleotidyltransferase domain-containing protein yields the protein MDADIRQKILNKNDRLISMVIERAKRDFPDDIAIIGLTGSFSTGDFHEKSDLDLIIINNTAQGWGISSCFILEDVGYDIYCTPWETRIEDQANLESPMISCLIDLELLYCAKPEYLEKLNLYKQRALDALAKPIGNECISRAKKNIDIAKKEYTNTLLSEDIGAVRYASCEVVYNSVNALTHLNNTYFKRGLKRYLEEIATYRYVPDDFENIYMAVIDAKTIIEIRSASYRFLESVNDLYNKMYKDFVIQPIPTYDNLGGTFEELWCNCRNKVIASVELNDKSYAYYAAMGIQNFLDEMTESRGTKKFDIMQYFDSDHLHLFKEQFLQVMDEYLEEYNKVGRKVERYDTFEELYNEYMKV from the coding sequence ATGGATGCTGATATTAGACAAAAAATTCTAAATAAAAATGACAGACTAATTAGTATGGTTATTGAACGTGCTAAGAGAGATTTTCCTGATGACATTGCAATCATTGGGCTTACAGGTTCTTTCAGTACCGGAGATTTTCATGAAAAAAGCGATCTTGATCTAATTATAATTAATAACACGGCCCAAGGCTGGGGAATATCTTCGTGTTTTATTCTTGAGGATGTTGGATACGACATCTATTGTACGCCATGGGAAACAAGGATAGAAGATCAAGCGAATCTTGAGAGCCCAATGATTTCGTGTCTGATAGATTTAGAGCTGTTATATTGTGCGAAACCCGAATATCTGGAAAAGCTAAACTTATATAAACAAAGAGCTCTCGATGCTTTGGCTAAGCCTATAGGGAATGAATGTATTAGTAGAGCGAAAAAGAATATAGACATAGCAAAAAAAGAATATACGAATACATTACTTTCTGAAGATATCGGAGCAGTGAGGTATGCTTCATGCGAAGTTGTATACAATTCGGTAAATGCTCTAACACATTTGAACAATACCTATTTTAAAAGGGGACTTAAGAGATATCTGGAGGAAATAGCTACGTATCGTTATGTTCCTGATGATTTTGAAAATATATATATGGCTGTGATCGATGCGAAGACAATTATTGAAATCAGAAGTGCATCATATAGATTTTTAGAAAGCGTCAATGATTTATATAATAAAATGTATAAGGATTTTGTGATTCAGCCTATCCCTACCTATGATAATCTTGGTGGCACCTTTGAGGAATTATGGTGTAACTGCCGCAATAAGGTTATAGCAAGTGTGGAATTAAATGATAAATCTTATGCTTATTATGCAGCCATGGGCATACAAAATTTTCTTGATGAAATGACAGAATCAAGAGGAACAAAAAAGTTTGATATTATGCAGTATTTTGATTCAGATCATCTGCATTTATTTAAAGAGCAGTTCCTGCAGGTCATGGATGAATATCTGGAAGAATATAATAAGGTGGGAAGGAAAGTTGAAAGATACGATACTTTTGAGGAATTGTATAACGAATACATGAAGGTGTGA
- a CDS encoding YitT family protein, which translates to MHGIRQHQKSNKLKIFSKVILIIIGALITSYGLESVLIPNNVSDGGVTGLSIVGSQLFGLPLGLLIVIINIPFVWLGYKQIGKSFAIYSIIGIASLAIGTSLMHHVPTIIEGDTLLITVVGGIIIGFGMGLALRNGGALDGIDMLAVLLSRKIPFGTSDLILFLNMFVFIVVSTAFGLQGAILSALAYFIASKVIHIVEEGLSGSKTFKIITVQPEIMVETIRDRLGRGATYTDAYGGYSNEQFKEITCVINRLEESKIKEIIHEIDPNAFVVVYDVAEVKGGNFKKHNIH; encoded by the coding sequence ATGCATGGAATAAGACAGCATCAAAAATCAAATAAGCTGAAGATATTTTCAAAAGTCATATTAATTATTATAGGGGCACTTATAACTTCATATGGCCTGGAATCCGTATTAATACCTAACAATGTTTCAGATGGTGGTGTAACAGGCCTAAGTATCGTTGGCTCACAGCTGTTTGGATTACCGTTAGGGCTGCTAATTGTTATAATTAACATCCCATTTGTTTGGTTAGGATATAAGCAAATTGGTAAAAGCTTTGCTATTTATTCCATTATCGGTATTGCCTCACTAGCCATTGGTACAAGCCTAATGCACCATGTGCCAACGATTATTGAAGGAGATACATTATTAATTACTGTTGTAGGCGGGATTATCATCGGTTTTGGTATGGGTTTAGCGTTACGTAATGGTGGAGCGTTAGATGGGATCGACATGTTGGCTGTATTGCTTTCACGAAAAATACCTTTTGGGACAAGTGATCTAATCTTATTCCTAAACATGTTTGTCTTTATTGTTGTTTCAACTGCATTTGGTCTACAAGGGGCGATTCTATCTGCACTTGCTTATTTTATTGCTTCTAAAGTGATTCATATCGTTGAGGAAGGTTTGAGCGGATCTAAAACTTTCAAAATCATCACCGTTCAACCGGAAATTATGGTGGAAACGATTCGTGACCGATTGGGACGTGGGGCAACCTATACTGATGCATACGGTGGTTACTCCAATGAACAGTTCAAAGAAATTACCTGTGTAATTAACCGTCTGGAAGAAAGCAAAATCAAGGAAATCATTCATGAAATTGACCCTAACGCTTTTGTTGTAGTATATGATGTAGCAGAAGTTAAGGGTGGTAATTTCAAAAAGCATAATATTCACTAA
- a CDS encoding Rrf2 family transcriptional regulator, with amino-acid sequence MNISTRFAVAIHILTLIDSNKEGKSTSEWIAGSVNTNPVVIRRLTSMLQKAGLVTARPGVAGASLSRSSAEITLLQIYKAVNAVEEDSLFSVHEHPNPDCPVGKNIASAIVPVFSLAQKAMENVLQEVTLEQIVNEMPEI; translated from the coding sequence GTGAACATCAGCACCCGATTTGCGGTAGCCATTCATATATTAACGTTAATCGACAGTAATAAAGAGGGTAAAAGTACCTCGGAGTGGATAGCTGGTAGTGTGAACACCAACCCTGTAGTTATCCGCCGGCTAACTAGTATGTTGCAAAAAGCAGGACTGGTAACGGCCCGCCCCGGAGTCGCAGGAGCCTCACTTTCACGTAGTAGCGCTGAGATTACACTACTTCAGATTTATAAGGCAGTAAACGCGGTGGAAGAGGATTCGTTGTTCTCAGTTCATGAGCACCCTAATCCCGATTGTCCAGTCGGCAAAAATATAGCCAGCGCCATTGTACCGGTATTCTCGCTCGCGCAAAAGGCGATGGAGAATGTCCTTCAGGAGGTTACTTTGGAGCAGATTGTGAATGAAATGCCTGAAATATAA
- a CDS encoding metallophosphoesterase family protein produces the protein MEQIALISDIHGNIPALTAVLEDIKQRGISRIFCLGDIVGKGPNSDLAADIIKNNCEISVMGNWDDLMNQDVDFEMARWSRNLLGKDRLAYLGTLPFSIEFMMSGKFIRLFHASPRSYYERIQPWDDYEKRLSMFGCSDLCQEKRQADIVGYGDIHNAFIQHLEGKTLFNVGSVGNPLDVTQASYVILEGEYGGLTTASLNIQFVRVPYDIELAIQQAIDAVMPATEPYIRELRTAQYRGNARG, from the coding sequence GTGGAACAAATCGCATTAATCTCAGATATTCATGGAAATATCCCGGCTTTGACAGCCGTATTAGAGGATATTAAGCAGCGTGGAATTAGCAGGATATTTTGCCTAGGTGATATTGTTGGTAAAGGACCAAATTCAGATCTAGCCGCTGATATCATTAAGAACAATTGTGAAATCAGTGTTATGGGAAACTGGGATGATTTAATGAATCAGGATGTTGATTTTGAAATGGCCCGGTGGAGTCGGAATTTGTTAGGGAAAGACCGCCTTGCTTATTTAGGTACATTACCGTTCTCGATTGAGTTTATGATGAGTGGTAAGTTTATCCGATTATTTCATGCTTCACCGCGAAGCTATTATGAACGGATTCAGCCTTGGGACGATTATGAGAAGCGGTTATCTATGTTTGGTTGTTCTGATCTCTGCCAGGAGAAGCGACAAGCGGATATCGTAGGCTATGGGGACATTCACAATGCTTTTATACAACATTTAGAAGGGAAGACTTTATTTAATGTTGGCAGTGTGGGGAATCCTCTAGATGTCACTCAGGCATCTTATGTGATTTTGGAGGGGGAGTATGGAGGCCTGACAACAGCATCTTTGAATATACAATTTGTAAGAGTTCCTTATGATATTGAGTTAGCCATTCAACAAGCCATAGATGCAGTTATGCCAGCTACAGAGCCCTATATTCGAGAGCTTAGAACTGCGCAGTATAGAGGGAATGCGCGGGGATAG
- a CDS encoding GNAT family N-acetyltransferase, producing the protein MKLSHVFEQFPTLETEQLTLKKIEVSNLEEVFGIYSNDQVFEYCGIIPKHNKDTVKNMIGHFERDFNKGLRVKWGIFRKNNPYILLGIIEAMDFNQKVDMVTIGYFLAESYWGKGIATQAVEMVKKYLFETAEVNRIQAEVMPFNERSKRVLLKSGFMKEGTLRQAHVWSGKGLIDLEIYSILAEEYGKGENRS; encoded by the coding sequence TTGAAGCTTAGTCATGTATTTGAGCAATTCCCTACTTTAGAAACTGAACAACTAACACTGAAAAAAATTGAAGTTAGTAACCTTGAAGAGGTATTTGGAATTTATAGCAATGATCAAGTGTTTGAGTACTGCGGAATTATTCCGAAACATAATAAAGATACAGTAAAGAATATGATCGGACATTTCGAACGTGATTTTAATAAAGGGTTAAGAGTGAAGTGGGGAATTTTCCGTAAAAATAATCCGTACATACTGCTAGGTATCATCGAAGCTATGGATTTTAATCAAAAAGTGGATATGGTCACGATTGGTTATTTTTTGGCGGAGTCTTATTGGGGAAAAGGGATTGCAACTCAGGCCGTTGAAATGGTGAAAAAATATTTATTTGAGACGGCAGAGGTCAATCGAATCCAAGCTGAAGTCATGCCTTTTAATGAGCGGTCCAAGCGGGTCCTTTTGAAAAGTGGCTTTATGAAAGAGGGGACGTTAAGACAAGCCCATGTATGGTCAGGTAAAGGGCTCATTGATTTGGAGATTTACAGCATTCTTGCAGAGGAATACGGAAAGGGAGAAAACAGATCCTAG
- a CDS encoding peptidase E yields the protein MGTIVVIGGGELIDLETLEMDREVVKLTQKANPKALFIPTASSDAPGYCDTFNKVYGEILGCETSHLLLVSQTYTHEEIAELIISADLIYVGGGNTRKMLEIWKNTGVDALLKEAYNSGTILAGLSAGSICWFEYGHSDSEAFDDQGNWQYIKLEAMGILPGIHCPHYNENIRVEDFSRMVKDGGLLGIAVDNNCAIIYKDNEYKVMSTREEAKAYRVMDSEQGVVVTQIEEHPSYRPLHEVYGGGDQ from the coding sequence ATGGGGACTATCGTGGTAATCGGTGGGGGAGAGCTAATCGATTTAGAAACGCTTGAAATGGATCGTGAAGTTGTGAAGTTAACCCAGAAAGCTAATCCGAAAGCGTTATTTATTCCAACAGCTAGTAGTGATGCACCAGGTTATTGTGATACGTTCAACAAAGTGTACGGCGAGATTCTAGGATGTGAAACAAGTCATTTATTGCTTGTGAGCCAAACCTATACCCATGAAGAAATCGCAGAGTTAATTATATCCGCTGATCTGATTTATGTTGGTGGTGGTAATACCCGAAAGATGCTGGAGATTTGGAAAAATACCGGCGTAGATGCTCTTCTAAAAGAAGCGTACAACTCGGGGACTATTTTGGCAGGGCTGAGTGCAGGTTCCATTTGCTGGTTTGAATATGGGCATAGTGACTCTGAAGCGTTCGACGACCAAGGGAACTGGCAGTATATTAAGCTTGAAGCGATGGGGATTCTGCCAGGTATTCATTGTCCGCATTATAATGAGAATATTCGGGTTGAGGATTTTTCGCGTATGGTAAAAGACGGAGGTTTGCTCGGAATCGCAGTGGATAATAACTGTGCCATCATCTACAAGGATAATGAATATAAGGTGATGTCGACCAGAGAAGAAGCTAAAGCCTACCGTGTGATGGACTCAGAGCAAGGTGTTGTCGTTACGCAAATCGAAGAACATCCAAGCTACAGACCTCTTCATGAAGTGTACGGTGGAGGTGATCAATGA